In Tachysurus vachellii isolate PV-2020 chromosome 12, HZAU_Pvac_v1, whole genome shotgun sequence, the following are encoded in one genomic region:
- the ankle2 gene encoding ankyrin repeat and LEM domain-containing protein 2, with translation MEAALTRLKSLSADELREEILKANLKCGPITATTRTVFERKLARALVENAGLSASQSGDATATPGAALVEEVDVGYHLGLNPPEEEPLGEKSVSPSRHDVQTPSRTPQITPTLYYGVCPMWEDVLARNERVHVYTEKKEALQAVKMMKGARFKAFSTREDAEKFAKGLCDYFPSPSKCAPCVSPVKTALFFCKESLSLAETDGINREKANSFKSPRPQDLTARLRVCVERGDEAPFSELVWSNPRYLIGSGDNPTVLQEGCRYNVMHVAAKENQAGMAQLLLDTLENPDFMRLMYPDDTDSMLQQRIRYIVDLYLNTPDKACFETPLHFACKFGCAAVVNVLCSHPHVDKHRKNKYGQKPFEIICERMKEKNKIPEIKQKITEYLEDRCYVPLLRAADNSAQPVIGAPWSPEPMENLSPLLPRSPREPVMTVRAFAGPLSPSKADEFRRVWKTPPRMRAEYFHHILKSDPERGAERVGRDLARELGHPWAEYWDFLDSFVDLVSVDGLRRLEEFLSKKDFSERAQDQAGELNNCNKFRTPSPGKQKFSNSVSVGAFLDETDISLEEMKNRQNAALTSISSSSSSCCSKDDQGKRGFHILPVSQDSALIEPRKPVSSCPPSPISNLMAEFERMTLCDHPHGDGQEGAELSSVSSDEYFLAQESVEEQRARTRLGSNGERVICSRSRSWDHGSSASSSSGSYRSLDCSNDLIMTTPPQVRRGLFIEGDAPSRLDRDVFFALGATDIDQLKYPSIHKWKSTMESYSSAEMQSWQTPAVLKTHSRLQSLTPGSPVSRYSPVRHAYSPDHTSPGRYSPAHCSYSPTHTSYIQRIRLKHLGDSPI, from the exons ATGGAGGCCGCTTTGACCCGGCTGAAGTCTCTGAGTGCTGACGAGCTCAGGGAGGAGATCCTCAAAGCCAACCTGAAGTGCGGCCCCATCACGGCCACCACACGCACCGTATTTGAGCGAAAACTGGCTCGTGCACTTGTAGAGAATGCCGGACTCTCTGCCTCTCAATCTGGAGACGCGACCGCGACCCCCGGCGCCGCCCTGGTTGAAGAGGTGGACGTTGGGTACCATCTGGGCCTCAACCCGCCTGAGGAGGAGCCGCTGGGCGAGAAGAGTGTGTCACCCTCACGACATGATGTACAGACACCAAGCAGAACACCACAGATCACACCGACGCTGTACTATGGAGTTTGTCCAATGTGGGAGGACGTATTGGCCAGAAACG AGAGGGTTCACGTGTACACGGAGAAGAAGGAGGCTCTGCAGGcagtgaagatgatgaaggGTGCTCGCTTCAAGGCCTTTTCTACTCGAGAGGACGCTGAGAAGTTTGCCAAGGGCTTGTGTGATTACTTTCCCTCCCCGAGCAAGTGCGCCCCCTGTGTGTCCCCTGTAAAAACCGCCCTCTTCTTCTGCAAAG AGAGCTTGTCTCTAGCGGAGACTGACGGGATAAACCGAGAAAAGGCGAACAGCTTCAAGAGTCCTCGTCCTCAGGACCTGACGGCGaggttgcgtgtgtgtgtagagcgaGGAGACGAGGCGCCTTTCAGCGAGCTTGTGTGGAGCAACCCACGCTATCTCATCGGCTCCGGGGACAACCCCACGGTGCTGCAG gAGGGCTGCAGGTATAACGTGATGCACGTGGCAGCAAAGGAGAATCAGGCCGGCATGGCTCAGCTGCTGCTGGACACGCTGGAGAATCCGGACTTTATGCGGCTGATGTATCCTGACGATACCGACAGCATGCTGCAGCAGCGCATCCGCTACATCGTGGACCTGTACCTCAACACGCCCGATAAAGCT tgcTTCGAGACTCCTCTACACTTTGCTTGTAAGTTCGGTTGTGCGGCCGTGGTGAACGTCCTCTGCTCTCATCCCCACGTCGACAAACACCGAAAGAACAAATATGGCCAGAAACCCTTCGAG ATTATTTGTGAAcgaatgaaggaaaaaaacaaaatcccgGAAATCAAACAGAAGATTACAGAATATCTAGAAG ACCGGTGTTACGTGCCCCTCCTCCGAGCAGCCGATAACTCTGCCCAGCCTGTGATCGGTGCTCCCTGGTCACCTGAGCCCATGGAAAACCTCTCGCCTCTGTTACCCAGAAGCCCCCGAGAACCCGTAATGACAGTGAGGGCCTTCGCCGGCCCACTGAGCCCCTCTAAA gcGGATGAGTTCCGGAGAGTGTGGAAGACGCCCCCTAGAATGCGGGCGGAATATTTCCACCATATCCTCAAATCTGACCCTGAGcgtggagcagagagagttggCAG AGACCTGGCACGTGAGCTAGGACACCCCTGGGCTGAGTACTGGGATTTCCTGGACAGTTTTGTGGACTTGGTATCAGTCGATGGTCTGCGGCGTTTGGAGGAATTCCTGAGCAAGAAGGACTTCAGTGAGCGAGCTCAAGACCAGGCTGGAGAACTCAATAACTGCAACAAGTTCAGAACTCCTTCTCCTG GAAAGCAGAAGTTCAGTAACTCTGTGTCTGTGGGAGCGTTTTTGGACGAGACCGATATCTCACTAGAGGAGATGAAGAACCGGCAGAACGCAGCACTCACCagcatctcctcctcctcctcctcttgctGCTCTAAAGATGACCAGGGTAAGCGGGGCTTCCACATCCTGCCTGTCTCACAAGACTCCGCCCTCATCGAGCCCCGGAAGCCCGTCTCTTCCTGCCCGCCGTCACCAATCTCCAACCTGATGGCGGAGTTTGAGCGCATGACGCTTTGTGACCACCCGCATGGAGACGGGCAGGAAGGGGCGGAGCTTTCGAGTGTGAGTTCAGATGAGTACTTCCTGGCGCAGGAGAGCGTGGAGGAGCAGAGAGCGAGGACCCGATTGGGATCAAATGGTGAGCGAGTGATCTGTTCGCGCTCCAGATCATGGGATCATGGAAGctctgcctcctcctcctctggaTCGTATAGATCATTGGACTGTTCGAATGACCTCATCATGACCACACCCCCTCAAGTTAGAAGAGGACTGTTTATTGAGGG AGACGCTCCCTCCAGACTGGACCGTGATGTTTTCTTTGCGCTGGGAGCCACAGATATCGACCAGCTCAAATATCCCAGCATTCACAAATGGAAAAGCACCATGGAGTCGTACAGCAGCGCAGAGATGCAGAG TTGGCAGACTCCGGCCGTGTTAAAGACTCACTCCAGGCTTCAGTCTCTGACTCCCGGTTCTCCTGTGAGTCGTTACAGTCCAGTCAGGCACGCCTACTCGCCGGACCACACCAGTCCTGGACGCTACAGCCCCGCGCACTGTAGCTACAGTCCCACCCATACCAGTTACATCCAGCGCATTCGACTCAAGCACTTGGGAGACTCGCCGATTTAA